Proteins encoded together in one Drosophila gunungcola strain Sukarami chromosome 2R unlocalized genomic scaffold, Dgunungcola_SK_2 000013F, whole genome shotgun sequence window:
- the LOC128256143 gene encoding uncharacterized protein LOC128256143 — translation MSRRKTKIVNYFKKQNFFKSFPAFLFILAFVAHTSFATVQPKAPNFQYFERPKYRYPYYDEHGRGKLLYGYGGPELYQYKTYTPLEGIH, via the exons ATGTCGCGAAGAAAgacaaaaattgttaattatttcaaaaaacaaaatttttttaaatcttttccagcttttttatttattcttgcaTTTGTGGCCCACACATCGTTTGCCACTGTTCAGCCAAAGGCGCCAAACTTCCAGTACTTTGAAAG GCCCAAATACCGTTATCCCTATTATGATGAGCATGGACGGGGAAAACTTCTCTATGGCTACGGCGGACCAGAATTGTATCAATACAAGACCTACACGCCACTGGAGGGCATACACTaa
- the LOC128256144 gene encoding U6 snRNA-associated Sm-like protein LSm6, translating into MSRKEALSQFINQIHGRPVAVKLNNGVDYRGVLACLDGYMNICLEQTEEYVNGQLKNKYGDAFIRGNNVLYISTQKRRV; encoded by the exons ATGTCCCGCAAGGAAGCCCTGTCGCAGTTTATCAATCAGATTCACGGCCGACCCGTTGCCGTAAAGCTCAACAACGGCGTGGACTACCGAG GGGTTTTGGCCTGCCTGGATGGCTACATGAACATCTGCCTGGAACAAACGGAGGAGTACGTGAACGGGCAACTGAAAAACAAGTATGGCGATGCCTTCATCCGGGGCAACAATGTCCTCTACATTTCCACGCAGAAACGGAGGGTCTGA
- the LOC128256141 gene encoding uncharacterized protein LOC128256141 — MCKYVLIAALAVMCSLVRVRATLHDLPGVFDFSNVDLVNFQYFKNLASQDPRTAATANPFLEHFQKKKAVLDYLDRLFFGNSPFQQPSEIPFDPHFGRAWRPVYERKFGYRGERLIAALGSGYSVPQLRHFGAIPREYGTPHYPS, encoded by the exons ATGTGCAAATACGTCTTAATTGCTGCACTGGCCGTAATG TGCTCCCTGGTCCGGGTGCGAGCCACGCTGCACGATCTGCCCGGGGTCTTTGACTTCTCCAACGTGGACCTGGTGAACTTCCAGTACTTCAAGAACCTGGCCTCGCAGGATCCTCGAACCGCCGCCACAGCCAATCCGTTCCTGGAGCACTTCCAGAAGAAGAAGGCGGTACTGGACTACCTGGACCGCCTCTTCTTTGGCAACTCTCCGTTCCAGCAGCCCAGCGAGATTCCCTTCGATCCGCACTTTGGCCGCGCCTGGCGTCCGGTCTACGAGCGGAAGTTCGGATACCGCGGGGAGCGCCTGATAGCCGCTCTGGGCTCCGGTTACTCAGTCCCCCAGCTAAGGCACTTTGGAGCCATTCCGCGGGAGTACGGCACTCCCCACTATCCAAGTTGA